Proteins found in one Panicum hallii strain FIL2 chromosome 4, PHallii_v3.1, whole genome shotgun sequence genomic segment:
- the LOC112889887 gene encoding zinc finger CCCH domain-containing protein 45 produces the protein MEDGDLSFDFEGGLDSAPAVGGPVPSSADPGAGGGGGGDGPGMHGRGRGRGSYRQTVCRHWLRGLCMKGDACGFLHQFDKARMPVCRFFRDFGECREPDCAYKHSYDDVKECNMYKMGFCPNGPSCRYKHVKLPGPPPPVEEVLQKILQMRSFNRYGQNRNNNYNQQGERPQYPQGSGLPNQNVAENATATAPPTGGQQAQMANQQPPQQQHKPNTNDQVQGASNGHQTTRIATPLPQGPSRYFIVKSCNRENLEISVQQGIWATQRSNEAKLNEAFESTENVILIFSINRTRHFQGCAKMTSRIGGYIGGGNWKSAHGTAHYGRNFSMQWLKLCELSFQKTHHLRNPYNDNLPVKISRDCQELEPFIGEQLASLLYLEPDSELTAMLIAAEAKREEEKAKGVSADEAADNQDIVLFDDNEEEEEEESEEEEEGSGQESQGRGRGRGMMWPPQMPMTRGPMMGGRFPPNMIGDGFGFGGGFGMPDPFGMPRGFPPFGGPRFPGDFARGPMPGMAFPGRPPQPFPLGLDMMMGPGRGPMMGGMGMGGPGRPNRPMVMAPFMPPPPPNNRAGKREQRRPGGDRGDRFETASDQGSRGHENTGNSGAEGARSQPGDRYGRNALRDDDSESEEEAAPRRSRKR, from the exons ATGGAAGACGGCGACCTGAGCTTCGACTTCGAGGGCGGCCTCGACTCCGCCCCGGCGGTCGGGGGCCCCGTGCCGTCCTCCGCGGACCCTGGcgcgggtggcggcggaggcggcgatgGGCCGGGCATgcacggccgcggccgcggccgcgggagCTACCGCCAGACGGTGTGCCGGCACTGGCTGCGCGGTCTCTGCATGAAGGGCGACGCGTGCGGGTTCCTGCACCAGTTCGACAAGGCCCGCATGCCCGTCTGCCGCTTCTTCCGGGACTTCGGCGAGTGCCGCGAGCCCGACTGCGCCTATAAGCACTCGTACGACGACGTCAAGGAGTGCAACAT GTACAAGATGGGGTTTTGTCCCAATGGCCCTAGTTGCCGGTACAAGCATGTCAAGCTACCTGGGCCACCGCCTCCTGTTGAGGAAGTTCTACAGAAGATTTTGCAGATGCGCTCTTTCAACAGATATGGTCAGAATAGAAACAATAACTATAACCAGCAGGGTGAGAGACCTCAATATCCACAGGGTTCTGGGTTGCCTAACCAAAATGTGGCAGAAAATGCTACTGCTACGGCTCCACCAACTGGTGGACAACAAGCACAAATGGCGAATCAACagccaccacagcagcagcataAGCCAAATACAAATGACCAGGTCCAAGGTGCTTCAAATGGCCATCAAACTACTAGAATCGCAACACCGCTTCCACAAGGGCCATCTAG GTACTTCATTGTTAAAAGTTGCAATCGGGAGAATCTGGAAATATCAGTTCAGCAGGGAATTTGGGCCACCCAGAGGAGTAACGAGGCTAAACTTAATGAAGCTTTTGAATCCACTGAGAATGTTATTTTAATATTCTCAATTAATAGAACTCGCCATTTCCAG GGGTGTGCAAAGATGACTTCTAGGATTGGTGGCTACATTGGTGGCGGAAATTGGAAATCTGCTCATGGAACAGCACATTACGGTCGGAACTTCTCTATGCAGTGGCTTAAG CTTTGTGAACTGTCATTTCAGAAAACTCATCATCTCCGAAATCCATACAATGATAATCTCCCTGTTAAG ATCAGCAGAGATTGCCAGGAACTAGAACCTTTCATTGGTGAGCAGTTGGCTTCTCTGCTTTATCTGGAGCCAGACAGTGAACTTACG GCTATGCTAATTGCAGCAGAGGCTaagagagaagaagaaaaggCAAAGGGAGTCAGTGCTGACGAGGCAGCTGATAATCAAGATATTGTGCTGTTTGATGAcaatgaagaagaggaggaagaggaaagtgaggaggaggaagaaggcagcggCCAAGAGTCTCAAGGGAGGGGAAGAGGAAGGGGGATGATGTGGCCGCCTCAAATGCCAATGACGCGTGGGCCAATGATGGGAGGGCGTTTCCCCCCCAACATGATTGGCGACGGCTTTGGTTTTGGCGGCGGCTTCGGCATGCCCGATCCTTTCGGCATGCCGCGTGGTTTCCCACCCTTTGGCGGCCCAAGGTTCCCTGGTGACTTTGCTAGAGGCCCTATGCCTGGTATGGCCTTCCCGGGCAGGCCACCGCAGCCTTTCCCCCTAGGCCTTGACATGATGATGGGCCCCGGCCGTGGCCCGATGATGGGAGGCATGGGAATGGGTGGGCCTGGACGGCCTAACCGCCCCATGGTTATGGCGCCCTTCATGCCCCCTCCACCTCCGAACAACCGCGCCGGCAAGCGGGAGCAGAGAAGGCCGGGCGGCGACCGTGGCGACAGGTTCGAGACGGCATCGGATCAGGGGAGCAGGGGCCATGAGAACACTGGGAACTCCGGAGCTGAGGGAGCCAGATCGCAGCCCGGTGACAGGTACGGCAGAAACGCCCTCCGGGATGATGACAGCGAGAGCGAAGAGGAAGCAGCCCCCAGGCGGTCAAGGAAACGGTAG
- the LOC112890754 gene encoding N-alpha-acetyltransferase 38-A, NatC auxiliary subunit yields MEGSSVPSQAIPVSEDDYCNSSSAPADAAGSSSPAVAKLRKLLFRQMLIGVNDGRYFLGLFHCIDKQGNIILQDAVEYRSARHSSPPTEQRCLGLILIPAACRSSCQVDCSIEEKMSLLCLE; encoded by the coding sequence ATGGAAGGATCATCGGTGCCATCTCAAGCTATCCCAGTTTCCGAAGATGATTATTGCAACAGCTCCAGTGCGCCTGCTGATGCTGCTGGCAGCAGCTCACCAGCTGTCGCCAAACTCCGGAAGCTGCTGTTCCGGCAAATGCTGATTGGTGTGAATGATGGCCGCTACTTCCTCGGGTTGTTCCACTGCATCGATAAGCAAGGGAACATAATCCTCCAGGATGCCGTGGAGTACCGCAGTGCCCGCCATTCTTCACCTCCGACAGAGCAACGGTGCCTGGGGCTCATCTTGATCCCTGCCGCTTGCCGCTCGTCTTGCCAGGTCGATTGCTCTATTGAAGAGAAGATGTCGCTTCTGTGTTTGGAGTGA